AATTAGACCAACTGTTGATTTTTTCACAGCCCTCGGATTTCACGATCCGAGGGCTTTTATCTGCTTTTGAGAGTCGCGGAACATTGCTACTTTAGATCTATCCTCGATAGATCATCTCATCGCTCATCTCGATCTATAGCTGGAAATTGCCCCCCGATTTCGAGCCTTTCTCGCCCTTGTCCCGCGTATGGGGGATATTTTTAATAGTTGGTATATGTTAGTATTAATCTGAACCCTTTCACATGCTTTATCTGCTTTCCCTTCTGTTTGATATTAATCGCTTATGTGTCGTTAGTCTGCTGGCGGCTTTCGCATCGGCTGTCGCTGCAATCGCGACCCCGCCGAATGTCATTTTTATTCTGACGGATGACCAGCGCTTTGATTCGCTGAGCATGACGGGGCATCCCATTACGGAAACGCCGCACATTGATCGTTTGGCGGAGGAGGGCGTCTTTTTTAAGAATGCCTTTGTCACCAGTCCGATCTGTGGGCCGAGCCGCGCGAATATTTTTACCAGTCAATGGGAGCGGAAGAACCAAATCGGGTTTACCAGTGTTTCTAAGAACTATGTGTCCGCCGAGGCTTTTGAGAACAGCTTTCTGATGCAGTTCAAGGGGGCGGGTTATTCGACCGCATTCATCGGCAAGCATCACACCAAGATCGTGGATCGCTCGAACACGCCTTTGAACGAGAGCATCGATTTTGCCTATTATGGGGAAGGGCACCTTGGGTTTTATCCGGCCAAGAAGCGCAAAATCTTTTCCAACTTAAAAAATCAGTCACAAACCGAAGGCTTGTTTGAGGCCTTTCAAGCTTACTTGAATCCCGGTATTGACTACGACTATTTTTACAAGAAAGCCGATGCATCCATCAAAGATCAATTGCAGCCGCGCGATCCGAACAAGCCATTTTGCGCCTGGATTAATTTGAACCTGCCGCATCAGTCGAGTCTCGGTGGCATGGGGACACGGCCCAGTGACCCCGAGTTTTACTCCAAGCGCTACGCCGACCGAATCGATGATTTTGAGATTCCCGCAGGCTATCCAAACAATCTGACGCTGCCGAAGAGCGTGCTGACGGCAAAGGAGCAACCCAAGTATTATCGCTTCAATGAAGATACATTGCGTCGCACATTGCTGGCAACCTCACGTGCGGTGTATGGTATCGATCAAATGGTCGGTGATCTTCGCGCCATGTTGAAGGATCTGCAACTGGATGAGAACACCATTATCGTCATTTTCTCCGACAACGGTCTGCTCTACGGCGAGCATGGACTGGGTGGTAAGACGATGCTTTACGAAGAGTCGGTGCATGTGCCTTTGATCGTTTACTCGCCTTTTTTATCGGCAGAACAGCGCGGTGTGCAACGCGCGGAGCTCGTGGTGGGGCAAGACATTCCAGCGACCTTGCTCGATATGTGCGGTTTGCCGACTCCTGATACCTACCAAGGCGTGAGCATGCTGCCTCTGATTGAGGGCAAGTCGGTGGACTGGCGCAAAGACGTTTTTCTGGAGAATCTGTTCACCGATCAGGGCTACCCGCGGCAGGAAGGGGTGCGAGGCGA
The nucleotide sequence above comes from Coraliomargarita algicola. Encoded proteins:
- a CDS encoding sulfatase-like hydrolase/transferase, with the translated sequence MLYLLSLLFDINRLCVVSLLAAFASAVAAIATPPNVIFILTDDQRFDSLSMTGHPITETPHIDRLAEEGVFFKNAFVTSPICGPSRANIFTSQWERKNQIGFTSVSKNYVSAEAFENSFLMQFKGAGYSTAFIGKHHTKIVDRSNTPLNESIDFAYYGEGHLGFYPAKKRKIFSNLKNQSQTEGLFEAFQAYLNPGIDYDYFYKKADASIKDQLQPRDPNKPFCAWINLNLPHQSSLGGMGTRPSDPEFYSKRYADRIDDFEIPAGYPNNLTLPKSVLTAKEQPKYYRFNEDTLRRTLLATSRAVYGIDQMVGDLRAMLKDLQLDENTIIVIFSDNGLLYGEHGLGGKTMLYEESVHVPLIVYSPFLSAEQRGVQRAELVVGQDIPATLLDMCGLPTPDTYQGVSMLPLIEGKSVDWRKDVFLENLFTDQGYPRQEGVRGERFKYIRYYSKEEDRLQYLPNGIEGEQPIYEELFDMDADPEEQHNLANNPEYASVLAVYRTRCLELDAELSQ